A window from Shewanella livingstonensis encodes these proteins:
- a CDS encoding FIST signal transduction protein, with product MHVFQTIYQNSHWDKPLPQCLSSNLLLAFGSPELMLSKQLNDELSIAFPNAQIVGCSTSGEIQDDCLYDNSICVTAIDFDHTQVQVVSHSINQFEHCTELAKQLVGELSLDGLKHVLVISDGQLVNGSELVDGLQQYLPQGVMATGGLAGDGERFSQTTVWHNKRIESGLIVLVGLYGERLSVGCGSLGGWRPFGPKREITKSTDNVLYELDGRPALDLYKEFLGEFSSGLPASALLYPLALQQHGEQEHVVRTILSIDERQKSMLFAGNMTEGATCQLMHSNYEDLLEGAQLAADNAGASFTETPVELAILISCVGRRLVFGQRVEEELEIIKQGLPEQCVISGFYSYGEISPVKSIGRCGLHNQTMAVTLLSEK from the coding sequence ATGCACGTTTTTCAAACAATATATCAAAATAGTCATTGGGATAAACCATTACCCCAATGTTTATCGAGTAATCTGTTATTAGCATTTGGTTCACCCGAACTGATGTTAAGCAAGCAGCTTAACGATGAATTATCAATAGCTTTTCCGAATGCGCAGATTGTTGGCTGCAGTACCAGTGGAGAAATTCAAGACGATTGTTTGTATGACAACAGCATATGTGTCACCGCGATTGATTTTGATCATACTCAGGTGCAAGTGGTGAGTCATTCGATAAACCAATTTGAGCATTGCACCGAGTTAGCCAAGCAGCTGGTTGGTGAACTATCACTAGATGGATTAAAGCATGTTTTGGTTATTTCTGATGGCCAGTTAGTTAATGGCTCTGAATTGGTTGATGGTTTACAGCAATATTTACCTCAAGGCGTGATGGCTACCGGCGGGTTAGCCGGTGATGGTGAACGTTTTAGCCAAACCACGGTATGGCATAATAAGCGCATAGAAAGTGGTCTTATTGTACTGGTAGGGCTTTATGGTGAAAGGTTATCTGTTGGTTGTGGTAGCTTAGGAGGATGGCGTCCATTTGGGCCCAAACGTGAGATCACTAAATCGACGGATAATGTGCTTTATGAACTCGACGGGCGACCAGCGTTAGATTTATATAAGGAGTTCTTAGGCGAGTTTTCTTCGGGTCTTCCTGCATCGGCTTTGTTATATCCTCTAGCGTTACAACAACATGGTGAGCAAGAACACGTAGTGCGTACTATATTATCGATTGATGAACGGCAAAAAAGTATGTTGTTTGCCGGAAACATGACCGAAGGTGCTACATGTCAGTTAATGCATTCCAATTATGAAGATTTACTGGAGGGGGCTCAACTTGCGGCAGATAATGCCGGCGCATCTTTTACCGAAACGCCAGTTGAGTTAGCTATTTTAATCAGTTGTGTCGGTCGCCGATTAGTCTTTGGGCAACGGGTTGAAGAAGAATTGGAAATCATAAAACAAGGCTTACCTGAGCAATGCGTTATTTCGGGTTTTTATTCGTACGGTGAGATATCACCTGTAAAATCTATTGGTCGGTGTGGTTTACATAACCAGACTATGGCTGTCACGCTACTTTCTGAGAAATAA
- a CDS encoding L-dopachrome tautomerase-related protein — translation MFKRLFMSRKSILASLALLSSLLSCSVLAADYSVFRELDGQHPPGNVAVSSSGRVFMSNHHFYGVNSRIVELKTDGSIVDYPDTAFNQNLNPVLGVVIDEQGILWMLETASADDGVGRLIGWDTEQNSLYKMISLAAPVLPKNSFLNDLAVDRKHETVYITDPAGGSNAGLIVVDLTTGKARRVLGGSVYTRPEDVDTVINGNTLSIGGQPIRIGVDSLTIDPSNEWVYFGALSGEKLYRVHTQYLLDAKMSANMLRSKVEFYANKPISDGITIDNGGNIYVTDISHNAVGYIDTDRQYHILYQDDDKFSWSDGFSTTADGKLLVTVNKLHQSPAVNNQQDKSDGRYYIIQFDALTETTVGR, via the coding sequence ATGTTTAAACGTTTATTTATGTCTAGAAAGTCGATTTTAGCATCATTAGCATTGCTCAGTAGTCTACTCAGTTGCAGTGTGTTGGCGGCAGATTACTCGGTGTTTCGTGAGCTAGATGGCCAGCATCCTCCGGGTAATGTGGCGGTTTCGTCCAGTGGACGAGTGTTTATGAGTAATCATCACTTTTACGGTGTTAATTCGAGAATTGTTGAGCTTAAAACGGATGGTTCGATAGTTGATTATCCTGATACTGCATTTAATCAAAACCTTAACCCTGTGCTAGGTGTGGTAATTGATGAACAAGGTATTTTATGGATGTTAGAAACGGCTTCTGCCGATGATGGTGTTGGTCGACTTATTGGTTGGGATACTGAGCAAAACAGCTTATATAAAATGATCTCTTTAGCGGCGCCGGTATTACCTAAAAATTCATTTTTAAATGATCTTGCTGTGGATAGAAAGCATGAAACCGTTTATATCACCGATCCTGCTGGTGGCAGTAATGCGGGATTGATTGTAGTTGATTTAACAACAGGGAAAGCCAGACGAGTATTAGGCGGCAGTGTTTATACTCGCCCAGAAGATGTTGATACTGTGATTAATGGCAATACTTTATCTATTGGCGGACAACCGATCCGTATCGGAGTTGATTCATTAACCATTGATCCGAGTAATGAGTGGGTTTACTTTGGTGCGTTAAGTGGTGAAAAGCTGTATCGCGTTCACACGCAGTACCTGCTGGATGCCAAAATGTCGGCTAATATGCTGCGCAGTAAAGTGGAATTTTATGCCAATAAGCCAATTAGTGATGGGATCACCATTGATAATGGCGGTAATATTTATGTTACCGACATTAGCCATAACGCGGTGGGTTATATTGACACTGATCGTCAATATCATATTTTATATCAAGATGATGATAAGTTCAGTTGGTCTGACGGTTTTTCAACTACAGCCGATGGAAAACTATTGGTCACGGTGAATAAGTTACATCAGTCTCCTGCGGTAAATAACCAGCAAGACAAAAGTGATGGTCGCTATTATATTATTCAGTTTGATGCACTAACCGAAACGACGGTAGGACGTTAA
- a CDS encoding PAS domain S-box protein, translating to MTKLSSYKNALKLGIGVFAFGLVISFVTALSVKNQNNDIITKSLKAVTEQVANNIIDRIVLYQYGLRGARGAVSTIGEDNITREIFSKYSSTRDIESEFPGARGFGYIRRVPKADEADFVAKAKMDDWPDYSVRQLNPHDDERYLIDYIEPVERNVGAVGLDIASEENRKNAAQQAYLTGEVRLTGPITLVQATGHPLQAFLILMPIYRTGFTPSTPELREQNAFGWSYAPLVANEVFDNINLSRKTTKIFINDVSDDQNKVMFYETHVNDLNPLSSFFVTLEREIFGRKWQVSLLAYPEFISGLHLTSPKIVFSYGVIFSLLLGGFVGFYGYALGRKRMIIEDNERRANILEHSLDAIISFDCDGVITSWNDGAITIFGYEKSEVIGLKKTTFIVPNDGIDAENEQFNQVLSGKSLLNFISQHKRKDNELLSTSMTSLAIYNEFGKIIGVSQTIRDITIQLNAEKQILSINASLERKVTARTHALQQALSENKTLLDNINQQLLYSETDKNGVILAVNDYFCITSGFTREQMIGNNHSIVKSNEHDDAFWKNMWQTINSGQTWHDEICNRDSQGNIKWLDTVIAPVMDQSGNLDRCIALRIDITERKNSQLEKNKLGSLLTNVLAAATEIAIISTGNDGIITMFNRGAELLLGYKAEEIVGKQSPAIMHVPAEVHQRSIELSEEFGEEISTFDVFVYKPRTQGPETRTWTYIRKDFTQCQVSLSVSAMRDQSGEIIGYLGVAVNIDTMLKQQEELVSASNQLIKAAEVAELGIWNLDLDTNDLQWNDRMFAMYDYPLSLSEEGLNYQHWQRRIHPDDVDMATFALQQAINLNIAYDPIFRVITRSNQVRYIQAGAQISYDKLGKPVRVVGINRDITEQRELEQTLRLAKQAADAASAAKSAFLANMSHEIRTPMNAVLGMLQLIQHSDMSRQQVDYVTKAEIAAKSLLGLLNDILDFSKIDAGKLELDLHPFQLETLMRELAVMLATNGHNKNIEVIFDLDPAIPYLIEGDELRLRQVLLNLAGNAIKFTAEGHVIVSVHCNESNEKQVNLTISITDTGIGISAEQGDKIFQGFVQAESSTSRRFGGTGLGLAITKRLVELMGGELTLKSHIGEGSRFWFDLTFNIVEVKNSDVDIDLLGKNILLVDDSKMSRKILSKTLMAHGAYVNEAHNSKQAINLIDQSLNATSHYDVIIMDWRMPDMNGLETANHIQSMFAAGKAPAIIMLTAYGAEVMEQTKQYSHAPFVSMLTKPVTANLMLEAVYQAINGLEQPLQTKKITQLVLKDVRVLVVEDNQLNRQVIDELLRLQGAIVTLANDGIEGVDWVTKSNNQFDIVIMDMQMPVMDGLEATRLIRADGRFNDLSILAMTANASLADKALCLEAGMNEHIGKPIDMALLLPCMLNLLTLEDNTYYHSIVDNQPIGLPEVLSDSDDDVIIEDPDSILRRFGGELAFFIDVKHHFAAEMSEQLSMLTQAFEQQNNDAISSIAHTIKGTASNLGAKRLAAFAAMLEQNINNAINVDSVTCLSQMQSQINDSLHMLDTLFPDESAVLTASPLDNKAALPIQSIAADKMNHLMELLLDQNLDAIEYLERLLNNVAADKQWLRLKNQVSQLEFLDAIDTLKSIIKE from the coding sequence ATGACCAAACTATCGAGTTATAAAAATGCGCTTAAATTGGGTATTGGAGTATTTGCTTTTGGCTTAGTCATTAGTTTTGTTACTGCTTTAAGTGTTAAGAATCAAAATAACGATATTATTACAAAATCACTCAAAGCGGTGACCGAACAAGTTGCCAATAATATTATTGATCGTATCGTATTGTACCAATATGGTTTACGAGGTGCCCGAGGTGCCGTTTCTACCATTGGTGAAGATAACATCACACGTGAAATTTTTAGCAAATATAGCTCAACGCGTGATATTGAAAGTGAATTTCCAGGCGCTCGAGGATTTGGTTATATCCGCCGAGTGCCTAAAGCTGATGAAGCAGATTTTGTTGCTAAAGCCAAAATGGATGATTGGCCAGATTACAGTGTCCGCCAGCTGAATCCTCATGACGATGAGCGATATTTAATCGATTACATTGAACCCGTTGAGCGTAATGTTGGCGCTGTCGGCTTAGATATTGCCTCAGAAGAAAATCGTAAAAATGCGGCGCAACAAGCATATTTAACCGGTGAAGTACGCTTAACGGGGCCGATTACTTTAGTACAAGCCACTGGTCATCCGTTACAAGCTTTTTTGATTTTAATGCCCATTTATCGCACAGGTTTTACCCCATCAACGCCGGAGTTAAGGGAGCAAAATGCTTTTGGTTGGAGTTATGCGCCATTAGTTGCTAATGAGGTTTTTGATAACATCAATCTATCCCGTAAGACGACCAAAATTTTTATCAATGATGTGAGCGATGATCAAAACAAGGTCATGTTTTATGAAACCCATGTGAATGATCTTAATCCGTTATCATCTTTTTTCGTCACCTTAGAACGCGAGATTTTTGGCCGTAAATGGCAAGTATCGCTATTAGCTTATCCTGAGTTTATTAGTGGTTTACATTTAACCTCACCTAAGATCGTTTTTAGTTATGGTGTGATTTTTAGTTTGTTACTCGGCGGGTTTGTTGGGTTTTACGGTTACGCTTTAGGTCGTAAGCGTATGATTATAGAAGATAATGAAAGACGCGCTAATATTTTAGAACATTCACTTGATGCTATTATTAGTTTTGACTGTGATGGTGTGATCACCAGCTGGAATGATGGTGCGATAACGATTTTTGGCTATGAAAAAAGTGAGGTGATTGGCCTCAAAAAAACCACGTTTATTGTGCCTAACGACGGTATTGATGCAGAGAATGAACAATTTAATCAGGTATTAAGTGGTAAGTCATTATTAAACTTTATTAGCCAACACAAACGCAAAGACAATGAACTACTGTCAACGTCGATGACCTCACTGGCAATTTACAATGAGTTTGGCAAAATTATTGGCGTCAGCCAGACTATTCGAGACATCACCATTCAGCTTAATGCGGAAAAGCAAATTTTAAGCATTAATGCCAGTCTTGAGCGTAAAGTTACCGCACGTACCCATGCATTACAACAAGCCCTGTCAGAAAACAAAACCTTACTTGATAACATCAATCAGCAGCTGCTTTATTCTGAAACCGATAAAAATGGCGTTATTTTAGCGGTGAATGATTATTTCTGTATAACTTCTGGCTTTACTCGAGAGCAGATGATTGGTAACAATCATTCAATTGTTAAGTCGAATGAACATGATGATGCGTTTTGGAAAAACATGTGGCAAACCATTAATTCAGGTCAGACTTGGCATGATGAAATTTGTAACCGTGATAGTCAGGGTAATATTAAATGGCTCGATACGGTTATTGCACCCGTTATGGATCAAAGCGGTAACCTTGATCGCTGTATTGCATTGAGGATTGATATTACCGAACGTAAAAACAGCCAACTAGAAAAAAATAAACTCGGCTCTTTACTCACCAATGTGCTTGCTGCGGCAACAGAAATTGCCATTATCTCAACGGGTAATGACGGTATTATTACTATGTTTAATCGTGGTGCAGAGCTGTTACTCGGGTATAAGGCTGAAGAAATTGTTGGTAAACAAAGCCCGGCGATAATGCATGTGCCTGCTGAAGTTCACCAACGCAGTATCGAGTTAAGCGAAGAGTTTGGTGAAGAGATTAGTACTTTTGATGTGTTTGTGTATAAGCCAAGAACTCAAGGGCCTGAAACTCGGACTTGGACCTATATCCGTAAAGATTTTACTCAGTGCCAAGTATCGTTGTCGGTATCGGCTATGCGAGATCAAAGCGGAGAGATTATTGGTTATTTAGGCGTTGCTGTGAACATTGATACCATGCTTAAGCAACAAGAAGAGTTGGTGTCTGCCAGTAATCAACTGATCAAAGCGGCAGAAGTGGCAGAGCTAGGTATTTGGAATTTAGATTTAGATACGAATGACTTGCAATGGAATGACCGTATGTTTGCCATGTACGATTACCCATTATCGTTGAGTGAAGAAGGGCTAAATTACCAGCATTGGCAACGACGAATTCATCCTGATGATGTTGATATGGCTACATTTGCTTTACAGCAAGCCATTAACTTAAACATTGCTTATGATCCTATATTTAGAGTGATTACCCGTTCGAATCAAGTTCGCTATATTCAGGCTGGAGCCCAAATTAGCTATGACAAATTGGGTAAGCCAGTGCGGGTTGTTGGTATTAACCGTGACATTACTGAGCAACGCGAGTTAGAGCAAACATTGCGCTTAGCTAAACAGGCTGCTGATGCCGCCAGTGCGGCTAAATCTGCTTTCTTAGCCAATATGAGCCATGAGATTCGTACGCCAATGAATGCTGTATTAGGGATGTTACAGCTGATCCAGCACTCTGATATGAGCCGCCAACAAGTTGATTATGTGACAAAAGCCGAAATTGCTGCCAAGTCATTATTGGGCCTATTAAATGACATTTTAGATTTTTCTAAAATTGACGCTGGTAAGTTAGAGCTTGATTTGCACCCATTTCAACTCGAAACCTTAATGCGCGAGTTAGCGGTGATGTTGGCGACGAATGGACACAATAAAAATATAGAAGTTATTTTTGATTTAGACCCTGCTATTCCATACTTAATTGAAGGTGATGAGCTTCGTTTACGCCAAGTATTGCTAAATCTCGCCGGTAATGCGATTAAATTTACTGCAGAAGGTCACGTAATTGTTAGCGTGCATTGCAATGAATCTAATGAAAAACAAGTTAATTTAACCATTTCTATCACCGACACGGGCATTGGCATTAGTGCTGAGCAAGGGGATAAAATTTTCCAAGGTTTTGTTCAGGCTGAGTCATCAACCTCAAGACGATTCGGTGGGACTGGATTAGGGCTAGCAATTACTAAACGTTTAGTTGAGTTGATGGGCGGAGAGTTAACCCTAAAGAGTCACATTGGTGAGGGAAGTCGTTTTTGGTTTGATTTGACGTTTAACATTGTTGAAGTGAAAAACAGTGATGTAGATATCGATTTGTTGGGTAAAAATATTCTGCTTGTTGATGATAGTAAGATGAGCCGTAAAATATTATCAAAAACCTTAATGGCCCATGGCGCCTATGTTAATGAAGCCCATAATAGTAAACAGGCCATCAATCTTATTGATCAAAGCTTAAATGCTACTAGCCATTATGATGTCATTATTATGGATTGGCGTATGCCTGATATGAATGGCTTGGAAACGGCCAACCATATTCAATCAATGTTTGCAGCAGGTAAAGCTCCTGCCATTATAATGTTGACCGCGTATGGTGCCGAGGTAATGGAGCAAACCAAGCAATATAGTCATGCGCCTTTTGTCAGTATGCTAACCAAACCTGTTACAGCCAATTTAATGCTTGAGGCAGTTTACCAAGCCATTAATGGTTTAGAGCAACCATTGCAGACTAAAAAAATAACTCAATTGGTTCTAAAAGATGTCAGGGTTTTAGTGGTTGAAGACAACCAGCTGAACAGACAAGTTATTGATGAATTGTTACGGCTACAGGGTGCTATTGTTACATTAGCTAATGACGGTATAGAAGGCGTTGATTGGGTTACCAAATCTAATAATCAATTTGATATAGTGATTATGGATATGCAGATGCCGGTTATGGATGGCCTTGAAGCCACGAGGCTTATTCGTGCAGATGGCCGCTTTAATGATTTATCGATTTTAGCCATGACGGCTAATGCTTCGCTTGCTGATAAAGCATTGTGCCTTGAGGCCGGTATGAATGAGCATATTGGTAAACCAATAGACATGGCGCTTTTATTACCTTGTATGCTTAACCTCTTGACCCTAGAAGATAATACTTACTATCATTCTATTGTTGATAATCAACCTATTGGGTTACCAGAGGTGTTGAGCGACAGCGACGATGATGTGATTATAGAGGATCCTGATTCTATTTTGCGTCGTTTTGGCGGTGAACTTGCATTTTTCATTGATGTAAAACATCATTTTGCAGCAGAAATGTCAGAGCAATTATCAATGCTGACTCAAGCATTCGAACAGCAAAATAATGACGCGATTAGCAGTATTGCTCATACGATTAAAGGTACTGCCAGCAACCTTGGCGCTAAACGACTCGCTGCTTTTGCTGCTATGCTAGAGCAAAATATAAACAATGCTATTAATGTGGATTCGGTCACTTGTTTAAGCCAAATGCAAAGCCAGATTAATGATAGTTTGCATATGTTAGATACTTTATTTCCAGACGAGAGTGCGGTATTAACTGCCAGCCCCCTAGATAATAAAGCCGCATTGCCGATACAAAGTATAGCTGCTGATAAAATGAATCATTTAATGGAATTATTACTTGATCAGAATTTAGATGCCATTGAATATCTTGAGCGCCTGTTAAACAATGTGGCGGCAGATAAGCAGTGGTTAAGATTAAAAAATCAAGTGAGTCAGCTTGAGTTCTTGGATGCTATCGATACATTAAAATCGATAATTAAGGAGTGA
- a CDS encoding TetR/AcrR family transcriptional regulator, which translates to MAKKNFEREDVLDKVITLFWQNGYAASSIQQITKATGLKPGSLYYEFESKEGLFQAALERYATFSIDAIHQSMANAPSVNQAIKQILNDLIEQSKSCEYCGCFLIKTQLELASQGNKLYQFASAQLAQIEQIYVTYLSKSVTEAQAKAYAAQLMTVIFGIRIYGYQADSAETSANTVTALLPWLTTIVEG; encoded by the coding sequence ATGGCAAAGAAAAACTTTGAACGAGAAGACGTATTAGATAAGGTCATTACATTATTTTGGCAAAATGGCTATGCCGCGTCGAGTATTCAACAAATAACCAAAGCAACCGGACTAAAACCGGGTAGCTTATATTATGAATTTGAGAGTAAAGAAGGTTTATTCCAAGCCGCGTTAGAACGCTATGCCACATTTTCGATTGACGCTATTCATCAATCAATGGCCAATGCGCCCAGCGTAAACCAAGCGATTAAACAGATTTTGAATGACCTCATCGAACAATCAAAATCATGCGAATATTGCGGCTGCTTTTTAATAAAAACCCAGCTAGAACTAGCATCTCAAGGTAATAAGCTTTATCAGTTTGCCTCTGCCCAATTGGCACAAATAGAGCAAATTTACGTTACTTACCTAAGTAAAAGCGTTACTGAGGCTCAAGCGAAAGCCTATGCAGCACAGCTCATGACGGTGATATTTGGCATTCGTATTTATGGTTATCAGGCCGACTCAGCAGAAACAAGTGCCAATACAGTAACCGCATTATTGCCGTGGTTAACAACCATAGTCGAAGGCTAA
- a CDS encoding peroxiredoxin-like family protein: MSLSAQLTEKRDATKANLPAQTLAIMSDATLNLKLSGIIDSAPKAGDKLAEFSLINSLGETRHLADLLAKGPLVVTFYRGGWCPYCNLALRAYQQHLAEFKQLGATLVAITPELPDMSLSTAQKNELEFDVLSDVNAEYARQLGLVFSLPESVRELYQNFGVEVEKHNGADQFDFPLAATFVVAKDGIIAKAFVDADYTYRLAPEDIISSLKAL, encoded by the coding sequence ATGTCTTTATCTGCTCAGCTCACGGAAAAACGTGATGCTACCAAAGCCAACCTACCTGCACAGACGTTGGCAATTATGTCGGATGCAACATTGAATTTGAAGCTATCGGGCATTATTGATAGCGCTCCTAAAGCGGGCGATAAATTGGCTGAGTTTTCGTTAATTAACTCATTGGGTGAAACGCGTCATTTGGCCGATTTATTAGCCAAAGGACCATTAGTGGTGACATTTTATCGTGGAGGTTGGTGCCCTTATTGTAATTTGGCACTGCGAGCTTATCAGCAACACCTGGCGGAGTTTAAACAGTTAGGTGCAACTTTGGTGGCCATTACGCCAGAATTACCGGATATGTCGTTATCGACTGCACAAAAGAATGAGCTTGAATTTGATGTATTGTCTGATGTTAATGCCGAGTATGCCAGACAGTTAGGGCTAGTATTTTCGTTACCCGAGTCAGTGCGTGAGTTATATCAAAACTTTGGTGTGGAGGTAGAGAAGCATAACGGTGCGGATCAATTTGATTTTCCGCTTGCTGCGACATTTGTCGTCGCCAAAGACGGTATCATTGCTAAAGCATTTGTAGATGCCGATTATACTTATCGTCTTGCTCCTGAAGATATTATTAGCTCATTAAAAGCGCTGTAA
- a CDS encoding sensor domain-containing protein produces MHKLLLRQLKRTQKDELFIADNNNLLSSISDAYAQHEQSVKMLERSLFLISNELNERNETLKSQLAEMKQVQHKLEHSIGLLNATFNSTGEILFVYALNGELLSFNSMGQAFFDESGFKPVSHWEEFMSIVKDKQHMLSIIDDLNQNPFQYLTGTIELLDKRFFDFRSLPQIQEEKISGRVWCFRDVTVQKQYEATIEYHAFHDALTGLPNRALLLDRISHSIASSKRENNKLAVLFLDLDDFKKINDTEGHDAGDLVLKEVVRRLQGRLREFDTLSRQGGDEFIIVLEKIESEMVIKQVCQDLLALIKQPFIIGSRQFVVTSSIGISIFPNDDNNANALIRKADLAMYQSKSLGKNSFHFYSQALEKEALTQLAIEQSLRKAIENNDLYLVYQPKVDLHTMKVVSVEALCRWTQEDGTVIPPDVFIPIAEQTGLIIDIGRLVISKACLQLVKWREAGIGELAISINLSCLEFQNEALITHLIDTLTHHKLEGKSLIIELTESIFMEDKFSVKNIMLRLNEYGITFALDDFGKGYSSFSYLQFLPLHYLKIDKAFLQDVESSSSSAAIAKTIIDIGHNLGLKVIAEGVEDQFMLDYIKTYECDLAQGFYLYKPMLPEAIESLYLVNDPSH; encoded by the coding sequence ATGCATAAATTGTTATTACGCCAGCTTAAGCGCACTCAAAAAGATGAGTTATTTATTGCCGACAATAATAACTTGTTATCTTCGATATCTGACGCCTATGCTCAACATGAGCAAAGTGTAAAAATGTTAGAACGATCTTTATTTCTTATCTCTAATGAGCTCAATGAGCGCAACGAAACCCTAAAGAGCCAGCTGGCAGAGATGAAACAAGTTCAACATAAACTTGAACATTCTATTGGTTTATTAAATGCGACCTTCAACTCAACCGGTGAAATTTTGTTTGTGTATGCATTAAATGGTGAACTCTTGTCATTTAATAGCATGGGACAGGCTTTTTTTGACGAAAGTGGTTTTAAACCGGTGTCGCACTGGGAAGAGTTTATGAGCATCGTAAAAGACAAACAGCATATGCTGTCTATTATTGATGATCTTAACCAAAACCCATTTCAATATTTAACGGGCACCATTGAATTACTCGATAAACGTTTCTTTGATTTTAGGTCTTTGCCGCAAATACAAGAAGAGAAAATTTCTGGCCGGGTGTGGTGTTTTCGCGATGTGACAGTGCAAAAGCAATATGAAGCGACTATTGAATATCATGCTTTTCACGATGCGCTTACCGGTTTGCCAAATCGTGCATTATTACTGGATAGAATTAGCCATTCTATTGCCTCGAGTAAAAGAGAAAATAACAAGCTAGCGGTGTTATTTTTAGATTTAGATGATTTTAAAAAAATTAACGATACAGAAGGCCATGACGCTGGCGATTTGGTGTTAAAAGAAGTTGTAAGACGACTTCAAGGACGCTTACGCGAATTTGATACCTTATCTCGCCAGGGCGGCGATGAGTTTATTATTGTATTAGAAAAAATAGAGTCAGAAATGGTTATAAAGCAGGTCTGCCAAGACTTGTTAGCATTGATTAAGCAGCCTTTTATTATTGGTTCGCGTCAATTTGTGGTGACATCAAGTATCGGTATTTCGATTTTTCCTAATGATGATAACAATGCCAATGCACTGATCCGTAAAGCAGATTTAGCCATGTATCAGTCAAAGTCTTTAGGTAAAAATAGCTTCCACTTTTACAGCCAAGCACTTGAGAAAGAAGCGTTAACTCAACTGGCGATTGAACAATCACTGCGTAAAGCCATTGAAAATAATGACTTGTATTTAGTCTATCAACCCAAAGTTGATTTACACACAATGAAGGTTGTTAGTGTTGAGGCTTTATGCCGCTGGACCCAGGAAGATGGCACCGTGATCCCACCTGATGTCTTTATTCCAATAGCAGAACAAACCGGGTTAATTATTGATATCGGTCGGTTGGTCATTTCTAAAGCCTGTTTACAGTTAGTAAAGTGGCGAGAAGCTGGTATTGGTGAGTTGGCTATTTCAATTAATTTAAGCTGTTTAGAATTTCAAAATGAAGCTCTGATAACACACTTAATTGATACCTTAACGCATCATAAATTAGAGGGTAAGTCTTTAATTATTGAGCTCACTGAATCGATTTTTATGGAAGATAAATTCAGTGTTAAAAACATCATGCTTCGGCTTAATGAGTATGGAATTACTTTCGCACTGGATGATTTTGGTAAAGGTTATTCATCATTCAGTTACTTACAGTTTTTGCCGTTGCATTATCTCAAAATTGATAAAGCATTTTTACAAGATGTTGAAAGCAGCAGTTCATCGGCAGCAATTGCCAAAACTATTATCGACATCGGTCATAACCTCGGTTTAAAAGTAATTGCAGAGGGGGTAGAAGACCAATTTATGCTTGATTATATAAAGACCTATGAATGCGATTTAGCTCAAGGTTTTTACTTGTATAAACCCATGCTGCCAGAGGCTATCGAATCCTTATATCTTGTTAATGATCCCAGTCACTGA